The following coding sequences lie in one Phaenicophaeus curvirostris isolate KB17595 chromosome 5, BPBGC_Pcur_1.0, whole genome shotgun sequence genomic window:
- the C5H11orf24 gene encoding uncharacterized protein C11orf24 homolog isoform X2 has product MWTAIVFFLPISFCICEHRFSVLKGRGVYVVRINRLTTEKQCRQACQNRDASGSHRCNWSVPYQSGCILLQCHQLSMCQNAREQDIKEIVSGKRETVLFHHQSYPQKKERMVNTWADRHSVENLVSSTAQTPKIHLRHLLGVESENVARNAGKTIPSNTTSTAVTTATARAVTTNITNATVLTKAYGTAANTSDSPGGSELLGEALSSAASSPTSGNIPASTSSHVTKLVATTEKTGNSSFVSVLSPTSTSAPLTVISEAGTQIPQTQQFNPATTTTSAHHSSSPITVEASPKTLSTTLTTLILQNAVTSPTASTRATAFTPLESSHSATTLSVVTLLYLETETSTATTSLSKSTSPLGSTRGATVLTTTSAAKTTTAHGMKSTLPISSITTAPADAPKTTALGLAETQGMDNEYFLIAAEPLTQYLVDKNSLLAVLLVGTFLFMTIIVLFLIQAYESYKKKDYTQVDYLINGMYVDSEM; this is encoded by the exons ATGTGGACTGCCATTGTGTTCTTTCTGCCAATTTCCTTCTGCATATGTGAACACAGGTTTTCTGTCCTGAAAGGAAGAGGAGTCTATGTAGTGCGAATAAACAGGCTTACAACTGAAAAGCAATGCAGGCAGGCTTGTCAAAACCGAGATGCCTCAG GTAGCCATCGCTGTAATTGGTCTGTGCCCTACCAGAGTGGCTGCATCCTCTTGCAATGTCACCAGCTCAGCATGTGCCAGAATGCCAGAGAACAGGACATCAAAG AAATTGTCAGTGGGAAAAGGGAAACAGTCCTGTTTCACCACCAAAGCTATccacagaaaaaggagaggatGGTGAATACATGGGCTGACCGACACAGCGTGGAAAACCTGGTTTCCTCAACAGCTCAGACTCCTAAGATTCACTTGAGGCATTTGCTTGGGGTTGAGAGTGAAAATGTGGCAAGAAATGCCGGAAAAACAATTCCAAGCAATACTACCAGCACCGCAGTGACTACCGCCACTGCTAGAGCCGTAACAACAAATATTACAAATGCAACTGTCCTCACTAAAGCTTATGGAACAGCTGCCAACACCTCAGATTCCCCTGGAGGTTCTGAACTCCTTGGTGAAGCCTTgtcatctgctgcttcttctcccACTTCTGGTAACATCCCTGCTTCCACTTCCAGCCATGTCACCAAGCTAGTGGCCACTACTGAAAAAACAGGAAATAGTAGTTTTGTTTCAGTATTGTCCCCCACTTCTACTTCTGCTCCCCTCACTGTTATTTCTGAAGCAGGTACTCAAATTCCTCAAACACAGCAGTTCAACCCAGCCACCACTACCACAAGCGCTCACCACTCTAGTAGCCCTATCACTGTTGAAGCTAGCCCAAAGACACTGAGCACAACATTGACCACCCTCATCTTACAGAACGCAGTAACATCTCCCACTGCTTCCACTCGTGCCACAGCATTCACTCCTTTGGAGAGTTCACACTCTGCAACTACACTCTCTGTTGTTACGTTGCTATATCTAGAGACAGAAACAAGTACAGCCACAACGTCCTTGAGTAAATCAACGTCTCCTCTGGGCTCTACAAGAGGTGCCACGGTTTTAACTACCACCTCTGCAGCAAAAACTACGACTGCACATGGGATGAAGTCAACACTTCCCATTTCCTCAATAACCACAGCTCCAGCAGATGCACCCAAAACAACGGCTTTAGGCCTTGCAGAAACTCAGGGCATGGACAATGAGTATTTTCTCATCGCTGCCGAACCCCTGACTCAGTACTTAGTGGATAAAAATTCACTTCTTGCTGTGCTTTTAGTTGGTACTTTTCTTTTCATGACTATTATAGTTCTCTTCCTTATTCAGGCCTACGAGAGCTACAAGAAGAAGGATTACACACAAGTGGATTATCTTATCAATGGAATGTATGTGGACTCGGAGATGTGA
- the C5H11orf24 gene encoding uncharacterized protein C11orf24 homolog isoform X1, whose amino-acid sequence MWTAIVFFLPISFCICEHRFSVLKGRGVYVVRINRLTTEKQCRQACQNRDASGSHRCNWSVPYQSGCILLQCHQLSMCQNAREQDIKGLLGEIVSGKRETVLFHHQSYPQKKERMVNTWADRHSVENLVSSTAQTPKIHLRHLLGVESENVARNAGKTIPSNTTSTAVTTATARAVTTNITNATVLTKAYGTAANTSDSPGGSELLGEALSSAASSPTSGNIPASTSSHVTKLVATTEKTGNSSFVSVLSPTSTSAPLTVISEAGTQIPQTQQFNPATTTTSAHHSSSPITVEASPKTLSTTLTTLILQNAVTSPTASTRATAFTPLESSHSATTLSVVTLLYLETETSTATTSLSKSTSPLGSTRGATVLTTTSAAKTTTAHGMKSTLPISSITTAPADAPKTTALGLAETQGMDNEYFLIAAEPLTQYLVDKNSLLAVLLVGTFLFMTIIVLFLIQAYESYKKKDYTQVDYLINGMYVDSEM is encoded by the exons ATGTGGACTGCCATTGTGTTCTTTCTGCCAATTTCCTTCTGCATATGTGAACACAGGTTTTCTGTCCTGAAAGGAAGAGGAGTCTATGTAGTGCGAATAAACAGGCTTACAACTGAAAAGCAATGCAGGCAGGCTTGTCAAAACCGAGATGCCTCAG GTAGCCATCGCTGTAATTGGTCTGTGCCCTACCAGAGTGGCTGCATCCTCTTGCAATGTCACCAGCTCAGCATGTGCCAGAATGCCAGAGAACAGGACATCAAAGGTCTGCTTGGAG AAATTGTCAGTGGGAAAAGGGAAACAGTCCTGTTTCACCACCAAAGCTATccacagaaaaaggagaggatGGTGAATACATGGGCTGACCGACACAGCGTGGAAAACCTGGTTTCCTCAACAGCTCAGACTCCTAAGATTCACTTGAGGCATTTGCTTGGGGTTGAGAGTGAAAATGTGGCAAGAAATGCCGGAAAAACAATTCCAAGCAATACTACCAGCACCGCAGTGACTACCGCCACTGCTAGAGCCGTAACAACAAATATTACAAATGCAACTGTCCTCACTAAAGCTTATGGAACAGCTGCCAACACCTCAGATTCCCCTGGAGGTTCTGAACTCCTTGGTGAAGCCTTgtcatctgctgcttcttctcccACTTCTGGTAACATCCCTGCTTCCACTTCCAGCCATGTCACCAAGCTAGTGGCCACTACTGAAAAAACAGGAAATAGTAGTTTTGTTTCAGTATTGTCCCCCACTTCTACTTCTGCTCCCCTCACTGTTATTTCTGAAGCAGGTACTCAAATTCCTCAAACACAGCAGTTCAACCCAGCCACCACTACCACAAGCGCTCACCACTCTAGTAGCCCTATCACTGTTGAAGCTAGCCCAAAGACACTGAGCACAACATTGACCACCCTCATCTTACAGAACGCAGTAACATCTCCCACTGCTTCCACTCGTGCCACAGCATTCACTCCTTTGGAGAGTTCACACTCTGCAACTACACTCTCTGTTGTTACGTTGCTATATCTAGAGACAGAAACAAGTACAGCCACAACGTCCTTGAGTAAATCAACGTCTCCTCTGGGCTCTACAAGAGGTGCCACGGTTTTAACTACCACCTCTGCAGCAAAAACTACGACTGCACATGGGATGAAGTCAACACTTCCCATTTCCTCAATAACCACAGCTCCAGCAGATGCACCCAAAACAACGGCTTTAGGCCTTGCAGAAACTCAGGGCATGGACAATGAGTATTTTCTCATCGCTGCCGAACCCCTGACTCAGTACTTAGTGGATAAAAATTCACTTCTTGCTGTGCTTTTAGTTGGTACTTTTCTTTTCATGACTATTATAGTTCTCTTCCTTATTCAGGCCTACGAGAGCTACAAGAAGAAGGATTACACACAAGTGGATTATCTTATCAATGGAATGTATGTGGACTCGGAGATGTGA